A single genomic interval of Paenibacillus macerans harbors:
- a CDS encoding alpha/beta-type small acid-soluble spore protein — MAGRSGSRNNLIVREANAALQQLKFEAAQELGVQIPQDGYYGNYTSRETGSLGGYITKRLVQLAEQQLSGRSNL, encoded by the coding sequence ATGGCAGGTAGAAGCGGAAGCCGAAACAACCTTATCGTTCGTGAAGCCAACGCCGCGCTGCAACAACTGAAATTTGAAGCAGCTCAAGAACTGGGCGTCCAAATTCCGCAAGACGGATACTACGGGAACTACACATCCCGTGAAACCGGCTCCCTCGGGGGTTACATTACGAAACGTCTGGTTCAATTGGCGGAGCAGCAATTGTCGGGTCGTTCGAACCTGTAA